TCTCGTACATGTAGGAGGAGGCGATGGCCAGCGTGGTGCCGTCGTTGCTGAAGGCCAGCGAGGCGATGCTCGTGGGGTAGCGGTGGAACTGGCACAGCCTCTTCTTGTTGAAGGGGTCCCAGATGTTCACAAAGCCGTCGGAGCCGCCTGTGAGGCAGGGTTTCAAACAGAAGTTGTAATTGAGGGAAAGaataaaactgaagagaaaaaaaggcaactaCTCGTAATGACTTTGTGCTCTGTACCGAATGAATCAAGCCTGCGTTTTTCCTGACAATGAGCATTTCCCAAACTCCCTGTTAAAGCAGTTAACTGCAGAAAAGACTGCAATACAGTTTTATCTCACAGCACTCTAAATTCTAAGGCGGTGGTAAGGCAGAAAAACATTTCCTAAGAGAGATTCTCACTGCATCGTAGTTTTAAGCTGACAGTGAGACTTGTGATTATACCTGAAGCAGACAGTGAGAATTGTAATTACATCTGCATggcacagacatattttatgaaaaatcctttcattaggatctTTTCccctgagaagcttcagcttctccatgttttgctgttttggaatgtggtttggagaattgtttacccagcatgtgaaactgtttttacttgatgaccaatgacagccacctgtgtcgaggctgtgagcagtcacaagattccATTCCAATCTTTTCTATTCCgtgccagccttctgatgaaattatttcttctattcttttagtatagttttaatatatcattttcttttaatataatatataccataaaataataaatcagccttctgaaatatggagtcattttcatctcttctctcatcctgggactcctgcaaacaccaccacacccaCAGGTCCAAATACAAGCttgtgtttggggaaaaaatattaagagtTAAGAACTCTCACTGcatcaaataattttaaaaccttGCTTATAGCATGAATACAATTTAGATGCTTAAAAAGTCAGGGCATATGAAGTAAAGGCTGATCTGTTTAGAGCAAAACTAAAGGAACTGGGGCAAGTGTTACAATTAATTGAGTATTTACCTGTAGCAAACGTGTTGTGGACATTATGGAAAGAAATGGCATTCACTGGATAAATCTGCTCGATGTTATTCTCCTTCAAACGGTGACATTTGAATGCATATTTCTTCTTCTGGATTTCTGGGCTTGGATCCAAATATTCCACAGCTACACGACCTTCAATAGAGCTTAAAACATAAccctaaaaggaaaaaagaaaaaaattggagCTACGTTTTAGTAGTTTACAACTGGAGAAAAGACTGCAacacaattttatttcataGCCTAGTTCTAGGAAAGTGGTAAGGCTTGGAAAAAAGCTTTCTAAGAGAGATTCTCATTGCATTGTAGTTTAAAGCTGACAATGAGACTTGTAATTACTTCTGCAGGTTGAAAAACAAGCTtgtctttggggaaaaaaatttcaagaGATAAGAACACCTTGCATTTGCTTACCTATCCCCCAAGGCCTAAATATCTGAAATATGAGAGATACTCACAGGACGATTTAGTTCCAGaattacattacattaaaattagTTCAGAGCTTTATACTAACAACTAAACACTCAAGCTGAAATAGTATTTTCAGTGAAACTTGATTACAAGTTGTGTTCACTTATCCAGTTAATTACAGTCCtgacttggagcaacctgagatGCTTTTATTATCACTTTGGAGTTAAGTCCATAATAGATCTTTTCAGAAATAGGATTGCAATGATATCTAGCTATAACAGGGCTCTTTAAAATCCATCATACAATACAATCTGGAAGATCAGCTTGTTTTACTATAACTAGAACTGAAAATGGACAAAGCATTCATGCCAGTTCAAGAACAAGTAACTAGGTCTTGCAATTCCTGTACTATCACTCTGTACAAGGGAAAATTCCCCTACAAATTAGTTTGGCAGAGAAAGCCAATCTTCTTGCTTTccttgaaaaaagaaataccaCAGACACACGACGTTAACTCGCACAgaacagctgcaggagcaccTGAATTGCACAATTCCCCCGGGATAATGGAtccagggctctgcagtgcaTGCCACAgactcagagaagaaaaaaagaaaaatatataaatgacATTTATGCAGTTTTAATCCTGCCTCTGTTCACAGACTGTTCAAAAACCCAGGGTTACAATGCATAAAAGGTGCTTAGGAACCACCAATTCTGGCTTTCTCTCTTCTACTGTAACTGGGGaggggaaggatttttttttaatcacatgTCAGCATTGTGATTCATTAAACAGGTTATTTCTAAAAAGAAGACAAATCTTGAggaacaaaacaacaacataATATGCTGGTAAATCACTGGCAAACATTGCTAAGCTGCATTAAAAGAATTAATGTTCCCCAGGAAGCCTCCCCCCTCCCAAAGTTTGATTACAAAACACACCCCCATAGAAAAATGAACTTGAAAATAAACCCCCATTTTCCTGAAGAATATTGAGCAGAAATGTgagtgctgccactgctgccataCCTGTTTGTTGGGGAATGCTCTGATGCAGCGGGTCTGGTACTTCAGGCTGGATTCCCTTCGCTGCTGAACGTATCCCATGTTCCTCAAATCCCACACCAGCACCCTCCGGCCTGCTGTCCCCACAATCAGCCTGTCCCCAGACACAGAGAGGGTGTAGACCTTCCAAAAGAATATTTACAGTATTTAACACTGATATCAGCCTGGGAACCCCCCTGCTCTTTGGACAGAATAAGCTGTCAGCAATGAGCACTGACACCACTGGTGACATCTCCCATGGAATGCTCAGCAAAGAATTCCCTTCAGCTTTCATTTAGAACCCAAATTTGGGACAAGAACGTGTATGTTAATGTAATTATATATTGAGAAAACTCAGGTGTGGTAAAAACATTTGTGATTTTGTTAACTATATTTAAGCTGATCTATATATACAAGAAGTTttgaattcattttttttcctggtaaaaAATGGGAGAGTGTCACTGGCTCCTTTAAAACAGGATTACTGACCTGGTGATTTGAGCACAGCccaaaaatcaaacaaagaaTATTTACAGTATTTAACACTGATATCAGCCTGGAAACCCCCCTGCTCTTTGGACAGAATAACCTGTCAGCAATGAGCACTGACACCACTGGTGACATCTCCCATGGAATGCTCAGCAAAGAATTCCCTTCAGCTTTCATTTAGAACCCAAATTTGGGACAAGCAGCAGGAATGTGCAGCTGGTTAGTGAGAACACCCTGATACAGCATTCAAAAGCTCAGGCATTAAATTTACCAAAAttaatggcaaaagaaaaacCCATACAAAGGAACAGGAGAGGAAGTGATGGATATTGGAATTAATTTTGGCTTGGTTTTGCATTCCCACTGTCAGTTCATGATCCTGCAGTTTAGTCCTACAAAACCACAtcacacattttcttctctgttttcctcCACCTGGTAAccaagtatttttctttataaactGAATATTTTGAGATGagcttaataaaataaattgccAAGAGATCATTAACATTACTTTGTTTACTTTAATAAAATGAAGTGAATTTGAAGAGAGCAATATGCTtgacatattaaaaaaataagataatGGCTTGGAATGTTAACTCTACCCCAAAACTTGGCTCAGTGGGAAATTTTGGCTTATCAGAtttcatatgaaaatatttagtgCATGAATTGTTGTTTCCAGCTATTGCTTGGGATGCAGTTCATCTgtaatatgtaaaaataaaaaacaaaaccagcaaaacaaaaatacaagaaaaagggaagaggTTTAGTCCAAAAAAGCCATAGAATGAATTCCAAGGTGTTGATACATAAGCAGATGGAATCCAGCTACCAACAGCTGCTTTACAAGAGCAAACAAGAATGAGCCTTTCCCAGTGATCAAATGCAGCCAAACACACAGGAAACAGACCCTGGGTACTCCTCAGATCAGGAATGAAAAGTGTAAGAGATCTGCTGTCCTGCCAGAGGGAATCAGCTTGCTTTTGGCACGTGCTTGGATGATTTTATTTAGTTTCACTTTGTGGTTCTCTGATGAAGCCCAAAGCTGCTTGGTTCTGCTAAGACTGCACTGAAACATCACACTCAACAAATTTTCTCCTCATTTGCtacaaatacattttgaaaaagTTAATTTCTAATAAAAAGCTAAGCAGACAGGTGTGTATGTATacataaagataaaaaaagctttctttaaCCAATCCTCATCCACCCAGCATGATTTCTTCTCTAAAATGTGATTATAGAACTGTTAAGACTGAGATTTTAAGATGGGAAAAGTCTTAAAGATTTTAAGATGGGAAAAGTGCTTTTGGCACGTGCTTGGATGATTTTATTTAGTTTCACTTTGTGGTTCTCTGATGAAGCCCAAAGCTGCTTGGTTCTGCTAAGACTGCACTGAAACATCACACTCAACAAATTTTCTCCTCATTTGCtacaaatacattttgaaaaagTTAATTTCTAATAAAAAGCTAAGCAGACAGGTGTGTATGTATacataaagataaaaaaagctttctttaaCCAATCCTCATCCACCCAGCATGATTTCTTCTCTAAAATGTGATTATAGAACTGTTAAGACTGAGATTTTAAGATGGGAAAAGTCTTAAATATTCACATAGCAGTTGTCCAAAATATCTGATGATCCCAATTACTCCTAAAAAGGGTAAGAAAACTTGGAGCCAACAGTAGTTACACATTTTAACAAGACAGTTTTTTGTTATTGATGTAAAAATCAGTCCAGAAATACTCATAAAAACtatataaaatatgtttgtGTACATATAGGGAAACAAAGGCATAAAGAACATCAAATATCTTAAATCTTCTTCACAAACTGATGTCACACCTGTACACTGAGTGTTCTTTCTCCAGCACACAGCCATAAATCAAATGAAACCGTTGTCATGCAGTGGAGTAGGTGTACACATTCATCAAaggcagcattaaaaaaatgacaTAATGAACCTTGCTGAACCAATGAGCAGCTTGATTCACTGTGCCTGTCCATTATATGGTATTCTGTCAGCAATTTATCACAGTTCTTTACATGCTACATACATCTATAAATCAAAACTAGAAATAATGCAATTACTTTATTCTGCACAAAGGTCTGGCCAGGAGTagatccagctctgctggaacaAAAGTAAGAGCTATTTAGGGGCAAAGGGAAGGTAATGATGGCTCATAATTAGGACTTGACAATAGGATGTCACAGAGctaaatgaaatttttaaaaggtacaggcaaaaaaaaaaattcatatgtAAAATTATCCAGCAAGCCAGCCTGTGTTTAGGGGTCTCtgcagaaaaaagaattaacaGAAATTCCTGTTTTTTCTGTAAGCAGCATGAGAAGTTAACACATCATGTGGCCATtagaaaaaagctgaaaacatCATCCCATTTTATCTTATTTCTCTGAGTCTCCCATTAGCACAGAGGATTTCAGCTTTAGGAGAATGTCCAAATTTACTAGGCATTAATACAAAACAGGCAAATCACAAACCAAGCAATTCTGTTCAATTTTTTGAACACaagtaaaaaccaaaaatattatttcaggcAACAAAAAAGATCTCCTACATAGATATTTCTCTGTGCATACTCCAAAACAATCAGACCTTAGGACTGCCAGGGTCTGATGTACCTAAATCTTAACatttaaggaaataaaatgtgcattttacaATTAAACCAAGATGCTTGGCTTTCCttcaaatttatttgaaatttaaagGAAGTGGTCCAGCACAAGCACCAAGAATGGAGGAACACTGAGGAAAGCTCAAAGGGCTCACCAAAAATAGCAATACATTCTGAATACCAGTCATGTAAAATGCTACACTTCCACCCAGTttaaaaaacatgaaatataaCTTCACAAAATCAGCTCACAGCTTCACAACTTCAGCCCAAGGCAGTGTCCTTGTGGTGTTCCAGTCCCAGGATGAATTATTATCCCATTATTTAGCACCTGGGGTGCTCCACTCACCTTTTCAGGCTGGGAGAAGGTTCCTGCATTGCAGGGAGTTCTGGGATCCCAGAGTTTGACAGTTTGGTCCCAGCTGCCAGTCACCATGACATTCACTTCTGGGCAATACTCCACACACCTGATAGGAGCATCGTGGGCACCAACAAGGTTTTCtgtaagaaaacacaaaattttgCAAAAGAACACCACTGCAGCACAAAGCATTTTCTGACACTCTACAGGTGCATTTCTATGCCAGAAGTCCCTGTAAGGATAGTTCAGCCTTCAGAAGCATAACTTTTGCAAAGATCAGCACTGTTACATTTAAATTTATGAGCTTGAGCTTAGGATTAAAGAATTTCAGGCAGTCACTGAGAGATCTTTAAAGGTATAAAGCACCCACTGGTATCACACTGACAAACACACTAACACAGAAAGCAACTTAAGGTTGTGTGCATCAATAATATGACAAGAGAAAGCAATGAGAAccttaatgaaaatattaaaatacttgtAGGAAGTCAGCTATGGCAGAATTATTTGAGCTTTTTGGTACCATTACTGCACACACTGATTTGCCAAGCCCTGGCTATTGGCAGGTGCTGGTGACTGGctgaaatttgcttttctctttaacactctaaaaacacacaaaaagttGAGACAAACCAATTCCATATTCTGCACCAACAAGGCACTGGAACTGTTAATTTCAAGCAATGTTTTCTTAGAAAAAATCTGTAGCACAAGGCCATGACTGACAAATCAAAAGCTCCATATATCCTCTGCCATAAAAGATCATTCTAAATACATCCAAACTACAaatctctgaaaaacaaaatgttcaGCTTTAGTTCAGCTTGGCTCCCTAACTGAGCcactgcagcctgtggcagggcaggattATCATCAGAAAACCAATTCAATGCACCCTGCAAGCAGCCACCAAACCTTCTGGCAATGCCAAATTCTTCCAGGTTTTAGGTGGTCCTTATTAGGGTCACTGGTTATTCTGCAGATACTTCAATATCCCCCAGCTATAGAGCCTGAATGAAGAATGCTCTGTGCATGTAAGTACACAAACCTGaagctcagcccagctgctgaCAGCACTCAGAGTTCAATCTGCTCACCTTGGTCCGTGTTTAAGTCGTGCATTTTCAGTTGCTGATCCAGCCCCCCACTCCAGGCATGGGTAGGATCctataaaacataaaatttacTTTATTAAGTTTCCATGGCTGCTCTGCATCCAGCATCCTGAACTCATAACACAGGATGTGCTTTCAGGAGTTTTGGGAAGACAGGAATTCAGACACAAATGTTAAAGTCTGGTGTAAACAGATTTAAACAGACAGAAGCTTTACAAAATGTTTAAGTGCTTTGAGCAATATGAATTTTTTAGTttagaagtaaaacaaaaataaatttttaaaaggcagattCAGGCTGGaccaaataatttccatttcttcatattttaaatGACTGACAACCTAAGTCCCATCTAGGTGCAGGATAATGCTAAAACTGATTTAGAAGGGAGACACCATTTGAGAACCTGAGTGTTgatccacagcacagcagcagccacatgACAAAacattcagtgaaaaaaaatcactggtaGGCCTCTCTTTAATTTCAGGGACTGACAATTGCTcatattttgtaaaataataatttaaaaagcccTCCACACTTACATAAAAAGCACAGTCCAGGACAGCTCCTGAATGCTGATATTTGAGTCTCATGGTGTTGGCAGGGACATCATAGAGCCGCACAGTCGTGTCCCAGGATGAAACCAGCAGAAACTGAGAAGTGTTTGGACTAAACTTCACTGATGAAATCCCATCATCTGGAGTTTGGTTGAGCTTGAACTCGTTCGATCCTGTCATCTGCAGACAATAAGGCACAGATGCAATTTTAGTGACTGCAAGAACACAGGCCTAGCAAGGGAACAAGACTGAGCCCTCTGAAAGGCAGCTTAAAACTTCACTGGATTTTACACAGAACAGGTTCAGAACACCCAAATGTCTCCAAACTCTAAAATTCAAGATGCCAATCCCTGTCCAAAACCTCAAGAAGTGCTTTTCTCTACAGAGAGCTTTTAAATATCAAATGCAACATGTataaacaacacaaaaatattatGATCATTATTATAACCTATAAGCTGAGCTATTGTTACTTACAAAAGTATTTCCCTCAGTCTGCTGAGTGTGTGGCTGTGATTTTTGAAGTATTTATAAGTTACTGTGAACATCAAAAagtcacttttaaaaatatgtattaggAGAAAGGAATTGGGATTTGAAAACTCCAAAAAGTGTTGGTTTGCTCCTGGATTGGTGTGACTGTCACACACTCCCAAGAATTTCAACTGGATCATCTTTTATGTAGCTCTGGGCACTGTGCAACTTTCAGACCTTTAGGCTTCCAAGATGCTGTGAAATATGTGCAACAAAAAGCTTTAAGAttgtttttccccctctcttagAATCCAAAGAGCAGGTAAAGAAaggaaagttttgttttgtgaagTTCTGAAATGTGGAGTGACCACAGAACAGGGATGTGACCAGGAAAAAACATCAACAATTCAATCAAAAGGTAAATGCAGCACTCCCAATCCAGGACCAGTTTGTTGAAAACTTCCAAGGACAGCAGAAGTTATGAACTGCAAATTTCACCAGGAAAAGAGCTCAggccttacaaacactctgaaAGAAGAAAGTGCTGGTTACACATCCacaaaaccaccaccaaaacaACCACAGCCTCTTCTCAAGGTTTCTCAAGGCCTCCACAGCACATTTACCTTCTGCTAAAGGGGCAGAGCAGTGAACTAGCTCAGATTTTCTGTAA
This genomic interval from Ammospiza nelsoni isolate bAmmNel1 chromosome 8, bAmmNel1.pri, whole genome shotgun sequence contains the following:
- the BUB3 gene encoding mitotic checkpoint protein BUB3, with product MKTMTGSNEFKLNQTPDDGISSVKFSPNTSQFLLVSSWDTTVRLYDVPANTMRLKYQHSGAVLDCAFYDPTHAWSGGLDQQLKMHDLNTDQENLVGAHDAPIRCVEYCPEVNVMVTGSWDQTVKLWDPRTPCNAGTFSQPEKVYTLSVSGDRLIVGTAGRRVLVWDLRNMGYVQQRRESSLKYQTRCIRAFPNKQGYVLSSIEGRVAVEYLDPSPEIQKKKYAFKCHRLKENNIEQIYPVNAISFHNVHNTFATGGSDGFVNIWDPFNKKRLCQFHRYPTSIASLAFSNDGTTLAIASSYMYEMDDIEHPEDGIYIRQVTDAETKPKST